A genomic stretch from Coffea arabica cultivar ET-39 chromosome 10c, Coffea Arabica ET-39 HiFi, whole genome shotgun sequence includes:
- the LOC113713398 gene encoding uncharacterized oxidoreductase At4g09670-like, protein MAEPPVRFGILGCAKIARKLSRAITLAPNSTIVAIGSRSLEKAISFARENGFPASAKVYGSYDGVLDDPDVEAVYIPLPTSLHLRWAVLAAQKKKHVLLDKPVALNVKELDIILEACESSGVQFMDATMWMHHPRTTQMREFLSDPQKFGQLKAVHSIFSYVEGPEFLKNDIRVKPDLDALGALGDTGWYCTRAILWAAEYELPKTVTALPDPEFNEAGVILSCGASLRWEDGKVATFYCSFITNLTMDITVLGTNGNLRVHDFVIPYQESAAPFYVTSNSKFVELAIGCDPSPNEHIVGTDLPQEALMVKEFSSLVGGIKLHGSKPEKKWPNISRKTQAVIDAVKASIDKGFEPIEVVF, encoded by the exons ATGGCCGAGCCGCCGGTTCGTTTTGGAATCTTAGGCTGTGCAAAGATAGCAAGAAAACTATCTCGAGCCATAACTCTGGCTCCAAACTCAACTATTGTAGCTATTGGGAGCCGTTCACTGGAGAAAGCCATAAGCTTCGCAAGAGAGAACGGCTTCCCGGCTTCCGCCAAGGTGTATGGAAGCTACGACGGTGTGTTGGACGATCCGGACGTGGAAGCGGTCTATATTCCGCTGCCTACGAGCTTACACTTGCGCTGGGCTGTTTTGGCGGCTCAAAAGAAGAAACACGTGCTTTTGGATAAGCCGGTGGCGCTGAACGTGAAGGAGCTGGATATAATTCTTGAGGCCTGTGAATCGAGTGGGGTGCAGTTCATGGATGCTACCATGTGGATGCACCATCCACGCACCACTCAGATGAGGGAATTTCTCTCTGATCCTCAAAAATTCGGTCAGCTCAAGgcg GTCCACAGCATTTTCTCATACGTTGAGGGCCCTGAATTTCTCAAGAATGATATCAGAGTAAAACCTGATCTTGATGCACTTGGTGCTTTGGGTGACACTGGCTGGTATTGCACTAGGGCAATTCTGTGGGCTGCAGAATACGAACTCCCTAAAACTGTAACAGCTTTGCCTGATCCTGAATTCAATGAAGCAGGCGTGATCTTGTCCTGTGGTGCATCCTTGCGCTGGGAAGATGGAAAAGTTGCAACTTTCTATTGTTCTTTCATCACCAACTTGACAATGGACATCACAGTTCTTGGAACAAATGGAAATCTTCGGGTTCATGATTTTGTCATTCCATACCAAGAAAGTGCTGCACCATTTTATGTGACTTCAAATTCCAAGTTTGTTGAGCTCGCTATAGGGTGTGATCCTTCTCCTAATGAGCATATTGTGGGAACGGATCTTCCTCAGGAAGCCCTGATGGTGAAGGAGTTCTCTTCTTTGGTTGGTGGTATAAAATTACATGGTTCAAAGCCTGAGAAGAAATGGCCAAACATCAGTAGAAAGACACAGGCTGTTATTGATGCAGTTAAGGCTTCTATTGACAAGGGGTTTGAGCCTATTGAAGTTGTGTTTTAG